The DNA sequence GCGGGCCAAGGTCAGCAGCTGCTCTTTCAGGGCGGTGCAGGCCGCGTGTACCGCCGTGCCCACCGAGGCCGCCGTGTGAGAGCCAAACTGCCCCGGCGCGGGCGGCAGCGCCGAGTTGCCCAGCTCGAAGCGGATACGCTCGACAGGTACGCCGCTGGCATCGGCCGCAATCTGGCTCATGATGGTGGCGGTGCCGGGGCCGGCGTCGGCGGTGGCGGCCTGCACCAGCAGGCGGCCGTCGGCAAACAGCTGGGCGCGGGCACTGGCTTTGGCCCGCTCGGCCTTGTAAATTCCCATGCTCATGCCCCAGCCCACCAGCCAGTCGCCGGCCCGGGTGGCGCGGGGCTGCGCCGGCCGCCGGCTCCAACCAAACTGCTCGGCCCCCCGCGCGTAGCACTGGCGCAGCTGGTTGCTCGACCACGGTTTACCATCCACCGGATCGGCGTCGGCAAAATTTTTCAGCCGTAAGGCCAGCGGGTCCATGTTCAGGGCGTAGGCCAGTTCATCCACCGCCGATTCGAGGGCAAACGAGCCGCTGGCTTCGCCGGGGCCGCGCGTCCAGGCGGGCGTGCTCAGGTCGAGGGGCACGAGGCGGTAGGTGGCCGTGAGGTTGGGGCACTGGTAGGCCGATTTGGTGGGGTCGAGGATGCGCTCGGCGAATTCCTCGTGGCGGGAAGTTTGCCCGAAGGCCTCGTGGGTGAGGCCCACCAGCTGCCCGTCGGCGGTAGCGCCCAGGCTTACCTGCTGGATGGAACAGGGTCGGTAGCCCACCAGATTGAACATCTGGTCGCGCCGCAGTACCACTTTCACCGGCCGGCCCACCAGCTTGGCCCCGAGGATGGCGGCCACTTCCTGGGGCCAGATGCGGGAGGAGCCGCCAAACGCGCCGCCCACGAACGGCGAATACACCTGCACGCTGGCCTCGGGCAGCTGGAACATGCGCATCAGGTCCTGCTGAGCTACTTTCGGCGCCTGGGTTTTGTTGTACACCGTCAGCTTGCTGCCTTCCCAGTAGGCAATAGCCGCGTGGGGCTCCATCGGGTTGTGCATCTGCACGGCGGTGCGGTATTCCTGCTCGATACGCACCGGAGCCTGCCGCTCAGCGGCGGGCTGGCCCCAGTGGTAGTCGTCGGCTTTCTGGGGCTTCACGGCCCGGCCGCGGTGCCGGGCCAAATCGGTTTCGGGCGGGGCGGCTTCGTACTGCACCCGCACCAGCGTGGCCGCGTGCTGGGCCCGCTCCAGCGTGTCGGCCAGGGCCAGGGCCACGGGCTGGTTGCTGAAGTGGATCTGCTCGTCGTGAAACACCCGGATTTCCTGCCCGGCCAGGCGCGGATTGTTGTTGAGTTTGGCGTCCTGGTAGGCGGGCACGCCGGGCGAGTTGCGGTAGGTGAGGACGGCCAGCACGCCGGGCGCCTTTTCGGCCGCCGTGGTATCCAGCGTCTTGATGCGGCCCCGGGTAATGGTGCTGGTCAGCAGCACGCCGTGTACCAGGCCCGGCACCGGGTGCTCGGCGGCGTAGCGGGCCTGGCCGGTTACTTTCAGCAGGCCGTCGGCGCGGCTCAGGGGCTGGCCAATGATGGGCGGGGTGGCGGGTTGGTTTTCCATAGGGCAGAAACGGGCCGCTAGTGGCAGCGGCGGCGGGAGTTTCTGTACGATACAATCCGCCCGGCGTTTTCTGGCCTATCTTACGGCTAGTTACCGCCCTTCGATATTACCAG is a window from the Hymenobacter aquaticus genome containing:
- a CDS encoding xanthine dehydrogenase family protein molybdopterin-binding subunit — protein: MENQPATPPIIGQPLSRADGLLKVTGQARYAAEHPVPGLVHGVLLTSTITRGRIKTLDTTAAEKAPGVLAVLTYRNSPGVPAYQDAKLNNNPRLAGQEIRVFHDEQIHFSNQPVALALADTLERAQHAATLVRVQYEAAPPETDLARHRGRAVKPQKADDYHWGQPAAERQAPVRIEQEYRTAVQMHNPMEPHAAIAYWEGSKLTVYNKTQAPKVAQQDLMRMFQLPEASVQVYSPFVGGAFGGSSRIWPQEVAAILGAKLVGRPVKVVLRRDQMFNLVGYRPCSIQQVSLGATADGQLVGLTHEAFGQTSRHEEFAERILDPTKSAYQCPNLTATYRLVPLDLSTPAWTRGPGEASGSFALESAVDELAYALNMDPLALRLKNFADADPVDGKPWSSNQLRQCYARGAEQFGWSRRPAQPRATRAGDWLVGWGMSMGIYKAERAKASARAQLFADGRLLVQAATADAGPGTATIMSQIAADASGVPVERIRFELGNSALPPAPGQFGSHTAASVGTAVHAACTALKEQLLTLARSTPEWQKRRLQPTEVTAENGAVRLTRHADKQLLYSDILRQHNLMGLDLTREVEPGEQQKAYSGKSFCANFVEVRVHEATGVVRVSRVVSALDVGRVLNAKTARSQVYGSVVWGIGMALQEQACMDHRYGRYVNPQLAEYHVPVSADVPAIDVVFIDEPDQHLDPMGAKGMGEIGLIGFTAAVANAVYHATGRRVRELPITPDKLVGPAT